A genome region from Microplitis demolitor isolate Queensland-Clemson2020A chromosome 1, iyMicDemo2.1a, whole genome shotgun sequence includes the following:
- the LOC103575820 gene encoding eukaryotic translation initiation factor 4E transporter isoform X3 gives MKMNIIELHEPITKKRRRRKRKFSALDSTNCSNFDDKSFFAATKCKLFCRQYIDPYNQYYIQDEAIISIAVAGEVTDSCIVEVGKARPQFQYTREELMVIKGLPLSKRRPECLDAAYNKCLLSSSRGVWDPERWHLDRKRSETPSEEEQRAGGRGDQVVESQNNKRRSGDPRERIRKEQDGIILSPQRRSFNSGCFVNVTQPTSRRPESPIGKTEVAHREPVRRIGSGRLLTRDMWDFRPENEKMESDRSDFSYRSSGNSTRDRDNRDSGRERENLRDRDNIRDRDDRNERYERRSFGRDFGDRDNRDRGSDPRNDRSHVMDRDKDRGGRDRKYGSDRRKLHSHDSREIEEPEWFSSGPISQHDTIELRGFDDPPEEKSVKSKKTSPAQKKRGKKLVNEKDEKSSENSAGPKGRSTPTAIDQPINPLPAPHSPILEKPENEAAKEKVQSETSNSTNTESSINRESAERSETGKNREADSLGFNLDDFLKSDNVPGVSGLLTNGVGANSGSGSRFSQWFKRESPLLQEDSRRPSIQDELLNNLLSDITEPNIQVPSVNESNAYFAPISPANSTNVNNTPSATEVKLLEMLQRGNRSNQNGQGDTAVNMIQMLKNPPVKDMEVGGKGMHSLEELEARMRGGAPPHVHHVEQQRVNKTDEDLSAFKKLLAQVSGGQAVPAANGLNPPKGHPITLMQLLKNQQPQPPIQVPSHQSLVPEQPHPPTFDHVGPLGPTQHAHQAQMQHENLLKVLRIQQQQQQQQQQQQQHKQRQQQQTDMLSMMMGTQRMVGVSPIPQEMQMLVNNVPSSRELLQRPEAQAIIQGLQQGEITRQHLVQQLQNPAMQHRHRELLMNILKMFGNTTSRTVSPHPGPGVPHDSMIQQLLYQQQQQHQQQRIPSPMNNVIPHRAPSPRDLIMHPQSMMQNALIKTKLEEQRENYRKRQEHQQQQQQQRITSPINSPSKQIMSPTPLAFTPTSVLRKMTAEKEPDGTVENSKMVSQSQANQMQQMQSAVQIIAQAQGVLSRQQNTMRTQPNQQVPWTNQPVNKHPGRPIVKGGATNQFQYGNPVNYPQQPQQQQQQQQQQQQQQQQQQQQQQQSPPSQRLAPNVYGNTTRPNHTMSTPLSLRRVPMYNAIRNPAMTQRSDPINNLTEAQQVQSQYVNIQHQQQSQRNVNSQVQLVLNQNYNTNRTDGRVIRPQQQPINIPMGRQTSPGSNGGSLSPTSNQLARWFSPELLAKARAGKLPELGQTNVLSLEELERLQQASAVVHD, from the exons atgaaaatgaatataatagaATTACATGAGCCGATCACTAAAAAGCGTCGTCGTCGTAAGCGCAAATTTTCGGCTTTAGATTCAACGAATTGTTcgaattttgatgataaatcatttttcgCAGCAactaaatgtaaattattttgtcgACAATATATTGATCCttataatcaatattatattC AAGACGAAGCAATTATATCCATTGCGGTTGCCGGAGAGGTGACCGATTCTTGTATTGTTGAAGTAGGAAAAGCAAGACCTCAGTTTCAATACACAAGg GAAGAACTTATGGTTATTAAGGGATTACCATTGTCTAAACGTCGACCTGAATGTTTAGACGCTGCTTATAATaagt gtTTGTTATCTAGCTCACGTGGTGTATGGGATCCAGAACGTTGGCATTTGGATAGGAAACGTAGCGAGACGCCATCTGAAGAAGAACAACGAGCTGGTGGTAGAGGAGATCAAGTCGTTGAATCACAGAATAATAAGCGTCGAAGTGGAGATCCAAGAGAACGAATTCGTAAGGAACAAGATGGTATAATCTTAAGTCCTCAACGAAGAAGTTTCAACTCAGGATGTTTTGTAAACGTGACTCAACCAACGTCTCGTCGTCCGGAAAGTCCTATTGGAAAAACAGAAGTTGCTCATCGCGAGCCAGTTCGTCGTATAGGTAGCGGTCGTTTGCTAACACGAGACATGTGGGACTTTAGACCAGAAAATGAAAAGATGGAGTCTGATCGTTCGGACTTCAGTTATCGAAGTAGTGGTAATTCAACGCGTGATCGTGATAATCGAGATTCAGGTAGAGAACGTGAGAATTTACGTGATCGAGACAATATTCGTGACAGGGATGATCGCAATGAACGCTATGAAAGAAGATCGTTTGGCCGAGACTTTGGTGATCGAGATAACCGTGATCGTGGTTCAGATCCAAGGAATGATCGTAGTCATGTAATGGATCGTGATAAGGATCGAGGTGGTAGAGATCGAAAGTATGGATCAGATCGAAGAAAATTGCACAGTCACGATTCACGTGAAATAGAAGAGCCAGAATGGTTTAGTTCTGGTCCAATTTCACAACATGATACTATTGAGCTTCGTGGATTTGATGATCCTCCTGAAGAAAAGAGTGTAAAGTCAAAGAAAACATCACCAGCACAAAAAAAACGTGGCAAGAAACTTGTTAATGAAAAGGATGAAAAATCAAGTGAAAATTCGGCTGGCCCGAAAGGACGTAGTACACCAACCGCTATTGACCAACCAATTAATCCTTTACCTGCGCCGCATTCTCCGATTCTAGAAAAACCAGAAAATGAGGCAGCTAAAGAAAAAGTACAATCTGAGACTAGTAACAGTACAAATACTGAATCTAGTATAAATCGTGAAAGTGCAGAACGATCTGAAACTGGTAAAAATCGTGAAGCAGATAGCTTAGGCTTTAATCTTGATGATTTTCTTAAATCAGACAATGTTCCTGGTGTTTCTGGATTGCTGACCAATGGCGTTGGTGCTAACAGTGGTAGTGGATCACGTTTTAGTCAATGGTTTAAAAGAGAGAGTCCACTTCTACAGGAAGATAGTCGTAGACCTTCAATTCAAGATGAGcttctaaataatttacttagtGACATCACTGAGCCCAACATTCAAGTACCATCTGTTAATGAGTCAAACGCTTATTTTGCACCTATTTCTCCAGCTAATTCAACTAATGTCAACAATACACCGTCAGCTACTGAAGTTAAACTCCTCGAAATGTTACAACGTGGTAATAGATCCAATCAAAATGGTCAAGGTGATACTGCCGTTAACATGATACAGATGTTGAAAAATCCACCTGTCAAAGATATGg AAGTTGGGGGTAAAGGAATGCATAGTCTAGAAGAATTAGAAGCTCGTATGAGAGGAGGTGCACCACCGCATGTACATCATGTTGAACAACAAAGAGTTAACAAAACGGATGAAGATCTCTCtgcatttaaaaaacttcTTGCTCAAGTGTCTGGAGGCCAAGCTGTACCTGCTGCAAATGGACTTAATCCACCAAAAGGTCATCCTATTACTCTGATGCAATTGTTGAAAAATCAACAACCTCAACCACCAATTCAAGTTCCATCTCATCAGTCCTTAGTACCCGAACAACCTCATCCTCCTACATTTGATCACGTTGGTCCATTAGGTCCTACTCAGCATGCTCATCAAGCTCAAATGCAACATGAAAATTTGCTTAAAGTACTGAGAATACAACAG cagcaacaacaacaacagcagcaacagcaacaacacAAGCAACGCCAACAACAGCAAACTGACATGTTGTCAATGATGATGGGCACCCAGAGAATGGTTGGAGTAAGCCCAATTCCTCAAGAAATGCAGATGTTAGTCAACAATGTACCGTCCAGTCGTGAACTTTTACAACGTCCTGAAGCTCAAGCTATTATTCAGGGACTTCAACAGGGTGAAATTACTCGACAGCATTTAGTACAACAGCTTCag aACCCAGCGATGCAACATCGTCATCGTGAACTGttgatgaatattttaaaaatgttcgGTAACACTACTTCACGTACTGTGAGTCCTCATCCTGGTCCAGGAGTTCCACATGATTCAATGATTCAACAGTTACTATatcagcaacaacaacagcatcAACAACAAAGAATCCCTTCTCCAATGAATAacg TGATTCCACACAGAGCGCCTTCGCCTCGTGATCTTATAATGCATCCGCAATCCATGATGCAAAATGCATTAATCAAGACTAAATTGGAGGAACAACGTGAGAATTATCGTAAGCGACAAgaacatcaacaacaacaacaacagcagcgtATTACAAGCCCTATAAATTCACCATCAAAGCAAATAATGAGTCCAACACCACTTGCTTTTACACCAACCTCCGTATTGCGAAAAATGACTGCCGAAAAGGAACCAGATG GAACTgttgaaaattctaaaatggTATCTCAAAGTCAAGCAAATCAAATGCAACAGATGCAATCAGCAGTACAAATAATTGCTCAAGCTCAGGGAGTTCTTTCACGGCAACAAAATACAATGCGGACTCAACCTAATCAACAAGTTCCTTGGACAAACCAACCTGTTAATAAGCATCCag GGCGACCAATTGTGAAAGGTGGTGCTACTAATCAATTCCAGTATGGTAATCCAGTTAATTATCCTCAACAACcccagcagcagcagcaacaacaacaacaacaacaacaacaacaacaacaacaacaacaacaacaacaacaatctCCTCCATCTCAACGATTAGCGCCAAATGTTTATGGAAATACTACGCGACCAAACCACACAATGTCTACACCACTTTCACTTCGAAGAGTTCCTATGTATAATGCGATACGAAATCCTGCTATGACCCAAAGATCAGATCCTATAAATAATCTGACTGAAGCACAACAAGTGCAATCACAATATGTAAATATCCAACATCAACAACAATCGCAACGTAATGTAAATTCTCAGGTTCAACTTGTTTTAAACCAAAATTACAACACTAATCGaacag atggTAGAGTAATACGACCTCAACAACAACCAATTAATATACCAATGGGTAGACAAACATCACCAGGAAGCAACGGAGGAAGTCTATCACCTACGTCTAATCAACTGGCTCGATGGTTTAGTCCTGAGCTCCTTGCTAAGGCTAGAGCTGGAAAGTTACCAGAGCTTGGTCAAACAAATGTCTTGTCACTTGAAGAATTAGAACGACTTCAGCAGGCTTCAGCTGTTGtacatgattaa
- the LOC103575820 gene encoding eukaryotic translation initiation factor 4E transporter isoform X1 has translation MKMNIIELHEPITKKRRRRKRKFSALDSTNCSNFDDKSFFAATKCKLFCRQYIDPYNQYYIQDEAIISIAVAGEVTDSCIVEVGKARPQFQYTREELMVIKGLPLSKRRPECLDAAYNKCLLSSSRGVWDPERWHLDRKRSETPSEEEQRAGGRGDQVVESQNNKRRSGDPRERIRKEQDGIILSPQRRSFNSGCFVNVTQPTSRRPESPIGKTEVAHREPVRRIGSGRLLTRDMWDFRPENEKMESDRSDFSYRSSGNSTRDRDNRDSGRERENLRDRDNIRDRDDRNERYERRSFGRDFGDRDNRDRGSDPRNDRSHVMDRDKDRGGRDRKYGSDRRKLHSHDSREIEEPEWFSSGPISQHDTIELRGFDDPPEEKSVKSKKTSPAQKKRGKKLVNEKDEKSSENSAGPKGRSTPTAIDQPINPLPAPHSPILEKPENEAAKEKVQSETSNSTNTESSINRESAERSETGKNREADSLGFNLDDFLKSDNVPGVSGLLTNGVGANSGSGSRFSQWFKRESPLLQEDSRRPSIQDELLNNLLSDITEPNIQVPSVNESNAYFAPISPANSTNVNNTPSATEVKLLEMLQRGNRSNQNGQGDTAVNMIQMLKNPPVKDMEVGGKGMHSLEELEARMRGGAPPHVHHVEQQRVNKTDEDLSAFKKLLAQVSGGQAVPAANGLNPPKGHPITLMQLLKNQQPQPPIQVPSHQSLVPEQPHPPTFDHVGPLGPTQHAHQAQMQHENLLKVLRIQQQQQQQQQQQQQQHKQRQQQQTDMLSMMMGTQRMVGVSPIPQEMQMLVNNVPSSRELLQRPEAQAIIQGLQQGEITRQHLVQQLQNPAMQHRHRELLMNILKMFGNTTSRTVSPHPGPGVPHDSMIQQLLYQQQQQHQQQRIPSPMNNVIPHRAPSPRDLIMHPQSMMQNALIKTKLEEQRENYRKRQEHQQQQQQQRITSPINSPSKQIMSPTPLAFTPTSVLRKMTAEKEPDGTVENSKMVSQSQANQMQQMQSAVQIIAQAQGVLSRQQNTMRTQPNQQVPWTNQPVNKHPGRPIVKGGATNQFQYGNPVNYPQQPQQQQQQQQQQQQQQQQQQQQQQQSPPSQRLAPNVYGNTTRPNHTMSTPLSLRRVPMYNAIRNPAMTQRSDPINNLTEAQQVQSQYVNIQHQQQSQRNVNSQVQLVLNQNYNTNRTDGRVIRPQQQPINIPMGRQTSPGSNGGSLSPTSNQLARWFSPELLAKARAGKLPELGQTNVLSLEELERLQQASAVVHD, from the exons atgaaaatgaatataatagaATTACATGAGCCGATCACTAAAAAGCGTCGTCGTCGTAAGCGCAAATTTTCGGCTTTAGATTCAACGAATTGTTcgaattttgatgataaatcatttttcgCAGCAactaaatgtaaattattttgtcgACAATATATTGATCCttataatcaatattatattC AAGACGAAGCAATTATATCCATTGCGGTTGCCGGAGAGGTGACCGATTCTTGTATTGTTGAAGTAGGAAAAGCAAGACCTCAGTTTCAATACACAAGg GAAGAACTTATGGTTATTAAGGGATTACCATTGTCTAAACGTCGACCTGAATGTTTAGACGCTGCTTATAATaagt gtTTGTTATCTAGCTCACGTGGTGTATGGGATCCAGAACGTTGGCATTTGGATAGGAAACGTAGCGAGACGCCATCTGAAGAAGAACAACGAGCTGGTGGTAGAGGAGATCAAGTCGTTGAATCACAGAATAATAAGCGTCGAAGTGGAGATCCAAGAGAACGAATTCGTAAGGAACAAGATGGTATAATCTTAAGTCCTCAACGAAGAAGTTTCAACTCAGGATGTTTTGTAAACGTGACTCAACCAACGTCTCGTCGTCCGGAAAGTCCTATTGGAAAAACAGAAGTTGCTCATCGCGAGCCAGTTCGTCGTATAGGTAGCGGTCGTTTGCTAACACGAGACATGTGGGACTTTAGACCAGAAAATGAAAAGATGGAGTCTGATCGTTCGGACTTCAGTTATCGAAGTAGTGGTAATTCAACGCGTGATCGTGATAATCGAGATTCAGGTAGAGAACGTGAGAATTTACGTGATCGAGACAATATTCGTGACAGGGATGATCGCAATGAACGCTATGAAAGAAGATCGTTTGGCCGAGACTTTGGTGATCGAGATAACCGTGATCGTGGTTCAGATCCAAGGAATGATCGTAGTCATGTAATGGATCGTGATAAGGATCGAGGTGGTAGAGATCGAAAGTATGGATCAGATCGAAGAAAATTGCACAGTCACGATTCACGTGAAATAGAAGAGCCAGAATGGTTTAGTTCTGGTCCAATTTCACAACATGATACTATTGAGCTTCGTGGATTTGATGATCCTCCTGAAGAAAAGAGTGTAAAGTCAAAGAAAACATCACCAGCACAAAAAAAACGTGGCAAGAAACTTGTTAATGAAAAGGATGAAAAATCAAGTGAAAATTCGGCTGGCCCGAAAGGACGTAGTACACCAACCGCTATTGACCAACCAATTAATCCTTTACCTGCGCCGCATTCTCCGATTCTAGAAAAACCAGAAAATGAGGCAGCTAAAGAAAAAGTACAATCTGAGACTAGTAACAGTACAAATACTGAATCTAGTATAAATCGTGAAAGTGCAGAACGATCTGAAACTGGTAAAAATCGTGAAGCAGATAGCTTAGGCTTTAATCTTGATGATTTTCTTAAATCAGACAATGTTCCTGGTGTTTCTGGATTGCTGACCAATGGCGTTGGTGCTAACAGTGGTAGTGGATCACGTTTTAGTCAATGGTTTAAAAGAGAGAGTCCACTTCTACAGGAAGATAGTCGTAGACCTTCAATTCAAGATGAGcttctaaataatttacttagtGACATCACTGAGCCCAACATTCAAGTACCATCTGTTAATGAGTCAAACGCTTATTTTGCACCTATTTCTCCAGCTAATTCAACTAATGTCAACAATACACCGTCAGCTACTGAAGTTAAACTCCTCGAAATGTTACAACGTGGTAATAGATCCAATCAAAATGGTCAAGGTGATACTGCCGTTAACATGATACAGATGTTGAAAAATCCACCTGTCAAAGATATGg AAGTTGGGGGTAAAGGAATGCATAGTCTAGAAGAATTAGAAGCTCGTATGAGAGGAGGTGCACCACCGCATGTACATCATGTTGAACAACAAAGAGTTAACAAAACGGATGAAGATCTCTCtgcatttaaaaaacttcTTGCTCAAGTGTCTGGAGGCCAAGCTGTACCTGCTGCAAATGGACTTAATCCACCAAAAGGTCATCCTATTACTCTGATGCAATTGTTGAAAAATCAACAACCTCAACCACCAATTCAAGTTCCATCTCATCAGTCCTTAGTACCCGAACAACCTCATCCTCCTACATTTGATCACGTTGGTCCATTAGGTCCTACTCAGCATGCTCATCAAGCTCAAATGCAACATGAAAATTTGCTTAAAGTACTGAGAATACAACAG cagcagcaacaacaacaacagcagcaacagcaacaacacAAGCAACGCCAACAACAGCAAACTGACATGTTGTCAATGATGATGGGCACCCAGAGAATGGTTGGAGTAAGCCCAATTCCTCAAGAAATGCAGATGTTAGTCAACAATGTACCGTCCAGTCGTGAACTTTTACAACGTCCTGAAGCTCAAGCTATTATTCAGGGACTTCAACAGGGTGAAATTACTCGACAGCATTTAGTACAACAGCTTCag aACCCAGCGATGCAACATCGTCATCGTGAACTGttgatgaatattttaaaaatgttcgGTAACACTACTTCACGTACTGTGAGTCCTCATCCTGGTCCAGGAGTTCCACATGATTCAATGATTCAACAGTTACTATatcagcaacaacaacagcatcAACAACAAAGAATCCCTTCTCCAATGAATAacg TGATTCCACACAGAGCGCCTTCGCCTCGTGATCTTATAATGCATCCGCAATCCATGATGCAAAATGCATTAATCAAGACTAAATTGGAGGAACAACGTGAGAATTATCGTAAGCGACAAgaacatcaacaacaacaacaacagcagcgtATTACAAGCCCTATAAATTCACCATCAAAGCAAATAATGAGTCCAACACCACTTGCTTTTACACCAACCTCCGTATTGCGAAAAATGACTGCCGAAAAGGAACCAGATG GAACTgttgaaaattctaaaatggTATCTCAAAGTCAAGCAAATCAAATGCAACAGATGCAATCAGCAGTACAAATAATTGCTCAAGCTCAGGGAGTTCTTTCACGGCAACAAAATACAATGCGGACTCAACCTAATCAACAAGTTCCTTGGACAAACCAACCTGTTAATAAGCATCCag GGCGACCAATTGTGAAAGGTGGTGCTACTAATCAATTCCAGTATGGTAATCCAGTTAATTATCCTCAACAACcccagcagcagcagcaacaacaacaacaacaacaacaacaacaacaacaacaacaacaacaacaacaacaatctCCTCCATCTCAACGATTAGCGCCAAATGTTTATGGAAATACTACGCGACCAAACCACACAATGTCTACACCACTTTCACTTCGAAGAGTTCCTATGTATAATGCGATACGAAATCCTGCTATGACCCAAAGATCAGATCCTATAAATAATCTGACTGAAGCACAACAAGTGCAATCACAATATGTAAATATCCAACATCAACAACAATCGCAACGTAATGTAAATTCTCAGGTTCAACTTGTTTTAAACCAAAATTACAACACTAATCGaacag atggTAGAGTAATACGACCTCAACAACAACCAATTAATATACCAATGGGTAGACAAACATCACCAGGAAGCAACGGAGGAAGTCTATCACCTACGTCTAATCAACTGGCTCGATGGTTTAGTCCTGAGCTCCTTGCTAAGGCTAGAGCTGGAAAGTTACCAGAGCTTGGTCAAACAAATGTCTTGTCACTTGAAGAATTAGAACGACTTCAGCAGGCTTCAGCTGTTGtacatgattaa